One window of Nymphaea colorata isolate Beijing-Zhang1983 chromosome 1, ASM883128v2, whole genome shotgun sequence genomic DNA carries:
- the LOC116246034 gene encoding (6-4)DNA photolyase isoform X3, with amino-acid sequence MEAVNSLLWFRKCLRLHDNPALEHACRNSRHLYPVFVLDSWYLDPDPTAFSPGSARAGVNRIQFMLESLDDLDCSLKKLGSRLLLFKGDAADVIIKLLKRWNIGKLCFEFDTEPYGLNRDRKVKDFASSAGIEVLSPVSHTLFNPEEIIQKNGGKPPLTYQSFLKLAGSPQLSIALPPQKLPSLGDFGECDLMSVPRINELGYGNLRQEEFSPFRGGESEALKRLGELLNDKEWVACFDKPKGDPTALSKPATTVLSPYLKFGCLSSRYFYQRLLDVYKNVKNHTSPPVSLVGQLLWRDFFYTVGFGTPNFDQMKGNRICKQIPWNEDDALFVAWREAKTGYPWIDAVMVQLHRWGWVHHLARHAVACFLTRGDLFIHWEKGRDVFERLLIDSDWSINNGNWLWLSCSSFFYQYHRIYSPTTFGKKYDPDGNFIRYFIPVLRDMPREYIYEPWTAPLDVQRKASCIIGKDYPRPGRLGSTKRSTCEVLSMSLH; translated from the exons ATGGAAGCAGTGAATTCATTGCTGTGGTTCAGGAAATGCCTCCGGCTTCATGATAATCCGGCCCTCGAGCACGCGTGCAGGAACTCCAGGCATCTCTACCCTGTTTTCGTCCTCGACTCGTGGTACCTGGATCCCGATCCCACTGCATTCTCTCCTGGCTCAGCCCGTGCCGGCGTCAACCGGATCCAGTTCATGCTTGAGAGCCTCGATGACCTTGATTGCAGCCTCAAGAAGCTCGGGTCGCGTCTGCTTCTCTTCAAGGGCGATGCTGCAGATGTCATCATCAAGCTTCTCAAGCGC TGGAATATTGGTAAACTTTGCTTTGAATTTGATACAGAGCCTTATGGATTGAATCGCGACAGGAAAGTCAAG GACTTTGCTTCATCAGCTGGGATAGAAGTACTTTCTCCTGTTAGCCATACACTTTTTAATCCTGAGGAGATCATACAAAAG AATGGTGGGAAGCCACCATTGACTTATCAATCATTCCTGAAACTAGCCGGAAGTCCTCAGCTCTCAATTGCACTACCTCCTCAAAAACTTCCTTCTTTGGGGGACTTTGGCGAGTGTGATCTTATGAGTGTTCCAAGGATCAATGAACTAGGCTATGGGAATCTGAGACAG GAAGAATTCTCTCCTTTTCGAGGAGGTGAATCTGAAGCTTTAAAGAGATTGGGGGAATTGCTTAATGACAAG GAGTGGGTTGCATGCTTTGACAAACCTAAAGGTGATCCAACTGCCTTGTCTAAGCCGGCAACGACAGTTTTGTCCCCTTACTTGAAG TTTGGCTGCCTTTCTTCCAGATACTTTTATCAGCGCCTCCTAGATGTGtataaaaacgttaaaaatcaCACATCCCCACCAGTTTCACTTGTTGGACAG TTGTTATGGCGAGACTTTTTCTACACGGTGGGATTTGGAACTCCAAATTTTGACCAGATGAAAGGGAATAGAATCTGCAAACAG ATACCATGGAATGAGGATGATGCACTTTTTGTTGCTTGGCGAGAGGCAAAAACAGGTTATCCTTGGATTGATGCTGTAATGGTCCAG CTTCATAGATGGGGATGGGTGCATCATCTTGCTCGACATGCTGTTGCTTGTTTCTTGACTCGTGGAGATCTG TTTATCCATTGGGAGAAAGGACGTGATGTTTTCGAGAGGCTTCTTATAGATTCTGATTGGTCAATTAATAACGGCAACTGGTTGTGGCTTTCTTGCTCATCCTTCTTTTATCAG TATCATCGCATATATTCCCCTACAACTTTTGGAAAGAAATATGATCCTGATGGAAATTTCATCAGATACTTCATCCCTGTTTTAAGAG ATATGCCTAGAGAGTACATCTATGAACCTTGGACTGCTCCATTAGATGTACAAAGAAAGGCTAGCTGCATAATTGGGAAAGATTACCCAAGACCAG GTAGGTTGGGATCCACCAAGCGCAGTACGTGTGAAGTTTTATCCATGTCACTGCattag
- the LOC116246034 gene encoding (6-4)DNA photolyase isoform X1 gives MEAVNSLLWFRKCLRLHDNPALEHACRNSRHLYPVFVLDSWYLDPDPTAFSPGSARAGVNRIQFMLESLDDLDCSLKKLGSRLLLFKGDAADVIIKLLKRWNIGKLCFEFDTEPYGLNRDRKVKDFASSAGIEVLSPVSHTLFNPEEIIQKNGGKPPLTYQSFLKLAGSPQLSIALPPQKLPSLGDFGECDLMSVPRINELGYGNLRQEEFSPFRGGESEALKRLGELLNDKEWVACFDKPKGDPTALSKPATTVLSPYLKFGCLSSRYFYQRLLDVYKNVKNHTSPPVSLVGQLLWRDFFYTVGFGTPNFDQMKGNRICKQIPWNEDDALFVAWREAKTGYPWIDAVMVQLHRWGWVHHLARHAVACFLTRGDLFIHWEKGRDVFERLLIDSDWSINNGNWLWLSCSSFFYQYHRIYSPTTFGKKYDPDGNFIRYFIPVLRDMPREYIYEPWTAPLDVQRKASCIIGKDYPRPVPVIDHASASHDCKRRLAAAYTLNKKTNNLVSEEEIDLLRRNLEQDQTKASSNKKRKV, from the exons ATGGAAGCAGTGAATTCATTGCTGTGGTTCAGGAAATGCCTCCGGCTTCATGATAATCCGGCCCTCGAGCACGCGTGCAGGAACTCCAGGCATCTCTACCCTGTTTTCGTCCTCGACTCGTGGTACCTGGATCCCGATCCCACTGCATTCTCTCCTGGCTCAGCCCGTGCCGGCGTCAACCGGATCCAGTTCATGCTTGAGAGCCTCGATGACCTTGATTGCAGCCTCAAGAAGCTCGGGTCGCGTCTGCTTCTCTTCAAGGGCGATGCTGCAGATGTCATCATCAAGCTTCTCAAGCGC TGGAATATTGGTAAACTTTGCTTTGAATTTGATACAGAGCCTTATGGATTGAATCGCGACAGGAAAGTCAAG GACTTTGCTTCATCAGCTGGGATAGAAGTACTTTCTCCTGTTAGCCATACACTTTTTAATCCTGAGGAGATCATACAAAAG AATGGTGGGAAGCCACCATTGACTTATCAATCATTCCTGAAACTAGCCGGAAGTCCTCAGCTCTCAATTGCACTACCTCCTCAAAAACTTCCTTCTTTGGGGGACTTTGGCGAGTGTGATCTTATGAGTGTTCCAAGGATCAATGAACTAGGCTATGGGAATCTGAGACAG GAAGAATTCTCTCCTTTTCGAGGAGGTGAATCTGAAGCTTTAAAGAGATTGGGGGAATTGCTTAATGACAAG GAGTGGGTTGCATGCTTTGACAAACCTAAAGGTGATCCAACTGCCTTGTCTAAGCCGGCAACGACAGTTTTGTCCCCTTACTTGAAG TTTGGCTGCCTTTCTTCCAGATACTTTTATCAGCGCCTCCTAGATGTGtataaaaacgttaaaaatcaCACATCCCCACCAGTTTCACTTGTTGGACAG TTGTTATGGCGAGACTTTTTCTACACGGTGGGATTTGGAACTCCAAATTTTGACCAGATGAAAGGGAATAGAATCTGCAAACAG ATACCATGGAATGAGGATGATGCACTTTTTGTTGCTTGGCGAGAGGCAAAAACAGGTTATCCTTGGATTGATGCTGTAATGGTCCAG CTTCATAGATGGGGATGGGTGCATCATCTTGCTCGACATGCTGTTGCTTGTTTCTTGACTCGTGGAGATCTG TTTATCCATTGGGAGAAAGGACGTGATGTTTTCGAGAGGCTTCTTATAGATTCTGATTGGTCAATTAATAACGGCAACTGGTTGTGGCTTTCTTGCTCATCCTTCTTTTATCAG TATCATCGCATATATTCCCCTACAACTTTTGGAAAGAAATATGATCCTGATGGAAATTTCATCAGATACTTCATCCCTGTTTTAAGAG ATATGCCTAGAGAGTACATCTATGAACCTTGGACTGCTCCATTAGATGTACAAAGAAAGGCTAGCTGCATAATTGGGAAAGATTACCCAAGACCAG TTCCAGTGATTGACCACGCTTCTGCAAGCCATGATTGCAAAAGGAGATTAGCAGCAGCCTATACATTGAACAAGAAGACCAATAATTTGGTCTCAGAAGAGGAGATTGATCTTTTAAGAAGGAATCTAGAGCAAGATCAGACTAAGGCCTCTTCCAACAAGAAGCGAAAAGTTTAA
- the LOC116246034 gene encoding (6-4)DNA photolyase isoform X4 has protein sequence MEAVNSLLWFRKCLRLHDNPALEHACRNSRHLYPVFVLDSWYLDPDPTAFSPGSARAGVNRIQFMLESLDDLDCSLKKLGSRLLLFKGDAADVIIKLLKRWNIGKLCFEFDTEPYGLNRDRKVKDFASSAGIEVLSPVSHTLFNPEEIIQKNGGKPPLTYQSFLKLAGSPQLSIALPPQKLPSLGDFGECDLMSVPRINELGYGNLRQEEFSPFRGGESEALKRLGELLNDKEWVACFDKPKGDPTALSKPATTVLSPYLKFGCLSSRYFYQRLLDVYKNVKNHTSPPVSLVGQLLWRDFFYTVGFGTPNFDQMKGNRICKQIPWNEDDALFVAWREAKTGYPWIDAVMVQLHRWGWVHHLARHAVACFLTRGDLFIHWEKGRDVFERLLIDSDWSINNGNWLWLSCSSFFYQYHRIYSPTTFGKKYDPDGNFIRYFIPVLRDMPREYIYEPWTAPLDVQRKASCIIGKDYPRPE, from the exons ATGGAAGCAGTGAATTCATTGCTGTGGTTCAGGAAATGCCTCCGGCTTCATGATAATCCGGCCCTCGAGCACGCGTGCAGGAACTCCAGGCATCTCTACCCTGTTTTCGTCCTCGACTCGTGGTACCTGGATCCCGATCCCACTGCATTCTCTCCTGGCTCAGCCCGTGCCGGCGTCAACCGGATCCAGTTCATGCTTGAGAGCCTCGATGACCTTGATTGCAGCCTCAAGAAGCTCGGGTCGCGTCTGCTTCTCTTCAAGGGCGATGCTGCAGATGTCATCATCAAGCTTCTCAAGCGC TGGAATATTGGTAAACTTTGCTTTGAATTTGATACAGAGCCTTATGGATTGAATCGCGACAGGAAAGTCAAG GACTTTGCTTCATCAGCTGGGATAGAAGTACTTTCTCCTGTTAGCCATACACTTTTTAATCCTGAGGAGATCATACAAAAG AATGGTGGGAAGCCACCATTGACTTATCAATCATTCCTGAAACTAGCCGGAAGTCCTCAGCTCTCAATTGCACTACCTCCTCAAAAACTTCCTTCTTTGGGGGACTTTGGCGAGTGTGATCTTATGAGTGTTCCAAGGATCAATGAACTAGGCTATGGGAATCTGAGACAG GAAGAATTCTCTCCTTTTCGAGGAGGTGAATCTGAAGCTTTAAAGAGATTGGGGGAATTGCTTAATGACAAG GAGTGGGTTGCATGCTTTGACAAACCTAAAGGTGATCCAACTGCCTTGTCTAAGCCGGCAACGACAGTTTTGTCCCCTTACTTGAAG TTTGGCTGCCTTTCTTCCAGATACTTTTATCAGCGCCTCCTAGATGTGtataaaaacgttaaaaatcaCACATCCCCACCAGTTTCACTTGTTGGACAG TTGTTATGGCGAGACTTTTTCTACACGGTGGGATTTGGAACTCCAAATTTTGACCAGATGAAAGGGAATAGAATCTGCAAACAG ATACCATGGAATGAGGATGATGCACTTTTTGTTGCTTGGCGAGAGGCAAAAACAGGTTATCCTTGGATTGATGCTGTAATGGTCCAG CTTCATAGATGGGGATGGGTGCATCATCTTGCTCGACATGCTGTTGCTTGTTTCTTGACTCGTGGAGATCTG TTTATCCATTGGGAGAAAGGACGTGATGTTTTCGAGAGGCTTCTTATAGATTCTGATTGGTCAATTAATAACGGCAACTGGTTGTGGCTTTCTTGCTCATCCTTCTTTTATCAG TATCATCGCATATATTCCCCTACAACTTTTGGAAAGAAATATGATCCTGATGGAAATTTCATCAGATACTTCATCCCTGTTTTAAGAG ATATGCCTAGAGAGTACATCTATGAACCTTGGACTGCTCCATTAGATGTACAAAGAAAGGCTAGCTGCATAATTGGGAAAGATTACCCAAGACCAG AATGA
- the LOC116246034 gene encoding (6-4)DNA photolyase isoform X2, with product MEAVNSLLWFRKCLRLHDNPALEHACRNSRHLYPVFVLDSWYLDPDPTAFSPGSARAGVNRIQFMLESLDDLDCSLKKLGSRLLLFKGDAADVIIKLLKRWNIGKLCFEFDTEPYGLNRDRKVKDFASSAGIEVLSPVSHTLFNPEEIIQKNGGKPPLTYQSFLKLAGSPQLSIALPPQKLPSLGDFGECDLMSVPRINELGYGNLRQEEFSPFRGGESEALKRLGELLNDKEWVACFDKPKGDPTALSKPATTVLSPYLKFGCLSSRYFYQRLLDVYKNVKNHTSPPVSLVGQLLWRDFFYTVGFGTPNFDQMKGNRICKQIPWNEDDALFVAWREAKTGYPWIDAVMVQLHRWGWVHHLARHAVACFLTRGDLFIHWEKGRDVFERLLIDSDWSINNGNWLWLSCSSFFYQYHRIYSPTTFGKKYDPDGNFIRYFIPVLRDMPREYIYEPWTAPLDVQRKASCIIGKDYPRPVIDHASASHDCKRRLAAAYTLNKKTNNLVSEEEIDLLRRNLEQDQTKASSNKKRKV from the exons ATGGAAGCAGTGAATTCATTGCTGTGGTTCAGGAAATGCCTCCGGCTTCATGATAATCCGGCCCTCGAGCACGCGTGCAGGAACTCCAGGCATCTCTACCCTGTTTTCGTCCTCGACTCGTGGTACCTGGATCCCGATCCCACTGCATTCTCTCCTGGCTCAGCCCGTGCCGGCGTCAACCGGATCCAGTTCATGCTTGAGAGCCTCGATGACCTTGATTGCAGCCTCAAGAAGCTCGGGTCGCGTCTGCTTCTCTTCAAGGGCGATGCTGCAGATGTCATCATCAAGCTTCTCAAGCGC TGGAATATTGGTAAACTTTGCTTTGAATTTGATACAGAGCCTTATGGATTGAATCGCGACAGGAAAGTCAAG GACTTTGCTTCATCAGCTGGGATAGAAGTACTTTCTCCTGTTAGCCATACACTTTTTAATCCTGAGGAGATCATACAAAAG AATGGTGGGAAGCCACCATTGACTTATCAATCATTCCTGAAACTAGCCGGAAGTCCTCAGCTCTCAATTGCACTACCTCCTCAAAAACTTCCTTCTTTGGGGGACTTTGGCGAGTGTGATCTTATGAGTGTTCCAAGGATCAATGAACTAGGCTATGGGAATCTGAGACAG GAAGAATTCTCTCCTTTTCGAGGAGGTGAATCTGAAGCTTTAAAGAGATTGGGGGAATTGCTTAATGACAAG GAGTGGGTTGCATGCTTTGACAAACCTAAAGGTGATCCAACTGCCTTGTCTAAGCCGGCAACGACAGTTTTGTCCCCTTACTTGAAG TTTGGCTGCCTTTCTTCCAGATACTTTTATCAGCGCCTCCTAGATGTGtataaaaacgttaaaaatcaCACATCCCCACCAGTTTCACTTGTTGGACAG TTGTTATGGCGAGACTTTTTCTACACGGTGGGATTTGGAACTCCAAATTTTGACCAGATGAAAGGGAATAGAATCTGCAAACAG ATACCATGGAATGAGGATGATGCACTTTTTGTTGCTTGGCGAGAGGCAAAAACAGGTTATCCTTGGATTGATGCTGTAATGGTCCAG CTTCATAGATGGGGATGGGTGCATCATCTTGCTCGACATGCTGTTGCTTGTTTCTTGACTCGTGGAGATCTG TTTATCCATTGGGAGAAAGGACGTGATGTTTTCGAGAGGCTTCTTATAGATTCTGATTGGTCAATTAATAACGGCAACTGGTTGTGGCTTTCTTGCTCATCCTTCTTTTATCAG TATCATCGCATATATTCCCCTACAACTTTTGGAAAGAAATATGATCCTGATGGAAATTTCATCAGATACTTCATCCCTGTTTTAAGAG ATATGCCTAGAGAGTACATCTATGAACCTTGGACTGCTCCATTAGATGTACAAAGAAAGGCTAGCTGCATAATTGGGAAAGATTACCCAAGACCAG TGATTGACCACGCTTCTGCAAGCCATGATTGCAAAAGGAGATTAGCAGCAGCCTATACATTGAACAAGAAGACCAATAATTTGGTCTCAGAAGAGGAGATTGATCTTTTAAGAAGGAATCTAGAGCAAGATCAGACTAAGGCCTCTTCCAACAAGAAGCGAAAAGTTTAA